The nucleotide sequence GGGACTGGGATTGAGATGGAAGGTGGAAGGCAGACAGTGCAGTGCTCTAACAGCCACACCAGCAGCCCTGTGTCCCCAGGCCAGCACCCTCAGTTTGAGGGTAGCCCTTTGGAGCCTAGCTGGCAGGAGCGGGACAGTGGGATGGAGCCCCATGCAAGGCCAGAGCGAGCTGGGGAGGAGATGGCCCTGGCACTATTTAGCCTTTTGGAACATCACAGGTCTGCACTGGGGCTCAGTCCGGGCTTGGACGCACCAGCAGGAGCAGCCGGTAAGGACTCTGCATCTGTGTGGCCATAGCAACCCAATCGGTTCATAATAGTTTGTTTGTCTTGTCTCTACTTAACAGAGTGTGCGTGCAGGTGCTTACAGTAtggacagtgccttcagaaagtattcatacccctcgtcttattccacattttgttaaagcCAAATTGAAATTGATTAAAACAATTCTAATCcaactacacacagtaccccataatgacaaagggataacatgtttttagaaatgtttgcaaatgtattgaaaattaaatgcaGAAATAGCTAATCACCCCCcggagtcaatactttgtataaACACGTTTGGCAGCtatttacagctgtgagtctttctgtgtaagtctctaagatctttccacacctggattgtgcaacatttgcccatttattcttttcaaagttcttcaagctctgtcaaattggttgttgatcaatgCTAGACATCAATTTTCAGGTTTTGCATGGATGttaaagtatactgaacaaaaatataaatgcaaaatgttgtgttgcttccatgtttcatgagctgaaatataagatcccagaaatgttccatatgcacaaaaagtgtatttctctcaGAAATGTGggaacagctctggtagacattcctgcattcatcatgccaattgcatgctccctctaaacttgacacatctgtggcattgtgttgtgtgacaaaactgcacattttaaagtggcctgttattgtccccagcacaaggtgaacctgtgtattgatcatgctgtttaatcagcttcttgacatgccagacctgtcaggtggaaggattatctttgcaaaggagaaatgctcacaaacagggatggaaacaaatttgtacacaacatttgagaggAAGAAGCTTTTTgtatgtatggaacatttctgtaaTCTTATGTTTCAGCTCATaaaatatgggaccaacactttacatgttgccttcatatttttgttcagtgtacaatgTTGTTGAACCAACCTCactttctcctatcacagccattaaagtctgtaactgttttaaagtcaccattggcctcccTAAAATCcatgagcagtttccttcctctctgacaaCTGAGTTAAGGAtgcctgtatttttgtagtgactgggtgtattgatacaccatccaaagtgtaattaataacttccccatgctcaaagggattttTGATGTCTGCCTTTTATtttcacccatctaccaataggtgcccttctttgagagTCACTGGAAAtcctccctggtctttatggttgaatatgtgtttgaaatgccctgctctactgagggaccttacaattatctgtatgtgtggggtacagagatgtagccattcaaaaataatgttaaccactattattgcacacagagtgagtccatgcagcttatgtgacttgttaagcacatttcaaCTCTTGAACGTATTTATGCtgaccataacaaaggggttgaatacttattgaggCAACACATTTCAGCTcttaattttttaaattaatttgtaaaaatgtcataaaatgtaattaaaccttgacattatggggtattgtgtgtatgtaggccagtgacaataaatctcaatttaatccattttgaattcaggctgtaacacaacataatgtggaaagagtcaaggggtgTAAAATACATCCTTAAgtttactgtatgtttgtgtgtcagaGCTGCTGAGGCGGttgctggtggagagagaggagctggtcgaggaggtgcgcaaCTTGAAGGACACACTGAGGGTGAGTCagacactcctccttctcttcccgaCTGcattccctacctctctctcccactgcattccctccctctctctcggtcactGCAGAGACGGGCATAGAGGAGGACATTTTAAGACCACACACAAATCCATCCCTATTACTTTGATGTGGATTGCTTTTTCCCTTCtctaccctgtactgtactatgtTAGATATTTTAGACTTCACACTGCTTATCACTGGCTCATGTACACTAGTTCTTACACCATGTTTGCAGATGGTGGAGGCCAACAGTGATACATATTCTGTAACAGGACATTTTAGGAAAAGAAGTCAAAGCCCCATCACATTTTTGAACCACTGATAAGCTTGCTTAGGTTAGCACAAATATTGAGAAACCCTGCCTTCCACAAACCCTGCAACTAGCCTGAACATTGCACTTACTGCCTGAATGAAATGGAAATATTTGTGCTAACCTAAGCACGCTTATCAGTGGTTAAAAAATGTGATGCACTTTGACTTTATTTCTAAGATGTTCTTTTAGGGAATATGTATCGCTGTTGAACTCCATCTGCAAACATGGTGCAACAACTAGTGTACATGAGCCAGTGATAAGCAGTGTGAAGGCCCTGCCATATGGGAGTCTGTCCCTCAATCTCTATATTACTGTCATTAACTGTACACAAGGAACATTGCAGGCATtcctggtgtaacggatgtgaaacggctagcttagttagcggtgcgcgctaaatagcgtttcaatcggtgacgtagtagttccccttgcttgccctctgcaagggccgcggcttttgtggagcgatgggtaacgatgcttcgtgggtgactgttgttgatgtgtgcagagggtccctggtttgcgcccgggtatgggcaaggggacggtctaaagttatactgttacactggcataTCTTGTTTATACGTTCACCTGAATTGGGTTGGCTAGTTTAGCTAAAACAGGTTCTGAACTTGGTAAcctattgatttttttttttacttgactAAAGCAAAGTCCCTGCTTGTCAGACATGTTTTCTGTAGACTGTATCAACAGCACAATAGATTTTCTGAGACAGTGACAGGATGTATGCATGTCTTTCTGCTGGCCTGTCTGGCTTTcgctctctgtctggttctcgctcgctctctgtctggttctcgctcgctctctgtctggttctcgctcgctctctgtctggttctcgctcgctctctgtctggttctcgctcgctctctgtctggttctctcgctctctgtctggttctctcgctctctgtctggttctctcgctctctgtctggttctcgctctctgtctggttctcgctctctctgtctggctctcgctctctgtctggctctcgctctctgtctggctctcgctctcgctctctgtctggctctcgctctgtctggtTCTCGCTTTCGCTCTCTGTCTTGttcactctcgctctctgtctggttctgtcttgttcactctcgctctctgtctggtTCGCTCTCGCTCTAGCTCTGCCTGgttcgctcttgctctctctggttctcgctcttgctctctctggttctcgctctcgctctgtctggttctcgctctcgctctgtctggttctcgctctctgtctctctctctctctctctctctggcagactGAGCGAGCTGAGTGGCTCCAGTTCCAGTGTGATCTACAGGTGGCAGTGTCTGTGGCCGACCGGCTGCGCGTGGAAGCGGAAGAGACTCTAGGCACGCTCAGAGAGAGCCATGGGAATGTGGAGGGCCAGCTGGACCAGGCCCAGTGCAGACAGCAAGACACGGACAGGGAGCTGGAGAGCCTGAGGGCTGAACACAGAGAGGCCTGTCACAGATTGTCTGCTCTCACCATGGAGCACCAACAGACTAGGGCTGAGCtggacacacggagacacacactccgggagagtgagagggactcactgaggaaaagagagaaggactcacacagagagatagagggaagagacacagagggagaagaCACTAGTGAAGACATAAGCACGATGGAGGCACTGGATGGGAAGAAAAGAGAGGATTCAGAAAGAGAAGTGGAAGGAGAGAAAAGGgtgaagagtgagggagaggatgttAACATGGGAGGGCAGTTTCCCAAGGAGCTTGTTAGAGGAGGGGAGAACTTGATCAAAGTGAAGGGGGTGGCGGCGGCATACCTACGGAATTTGGCAGCCGGGGAGAAAGGGTGCGGCTTGAGAGATTCACCAAGGATTGTGGTGATGTCAGAGCGTTCCAGGTGAGTGCCGCCTCATGCCCGTATAATGTACTAGCATTTTAGGGGTGAGGCATCTGTTTGTTGTTATCTGGAGCATGTAAGCTAGCCAGCCTGTGTCTCTGTAGGAGCAACCTTTGACCTTGTTGCGCAAGGCCATGCTATAGACACACGTATCCTACATTTATCTGTGGCAACTAAAGCCTATCTTTATCTGTTCCAGGAGCCTCTCTCGACTTCCCCTgcccactgactctctccctgcaCAGAATGGTAGCTCCCAGAACCCTACCAGCACAACACTGCCTCTCTACAAGGTAACACTAATATTCAACCAACAAGTTTGTTTTTGAAATGCTATCAGAAAGCCTGGCCTTGAAATTCAAGGGTCCATTTTGGGATCAGTCATGCATGTATGCAgtatgtcctgtctgtctctctatctcttactAGAAAGAAGAGCCAGCCAAAGGGAAAAGGATGGACCGCATACTGCTACGACAGGACAGCTGGTCTAGCTTCTATACAAGTGTGTGTCAATTCATTCATTAACTACAGtcccttcagaatgtattcataccccttgacttattccacatttagttgttaCCGCCTGAATTCCAAAAACAATTCTCACCCAtctttttttagaaatgtttgcaaatgtattgaaaattaattatcatttatatacactaccgttcaaaagtttggggtcacttagaaatgtccttgttttgaaagaaaagctcatttttagACCATTCAAATAACATCAGAAATGCAGTTTGatatggttaatgttgtaaatgactattgtagctagaaatggctgatttttaatggaatatctacataggtgtacagaggcccattatcagcaaccatcactcctgtgttccaatggcacgttgttagctaatccaagtttatcattttaaaaggctaattgatcgttAGAAAACCCTATTGCAGTTAtgatagcacagctgaaaactgttgtcctgatttaaagaagcaataaaactggcctttagattagttgagtatctggagcatcagcatttgtgggtttgattacaggctcaaaatgtccagaaacaaataactttcttctgaaactcgtcagtctattcttgttctgagaaatgaaggttattccatgcgagaaattgccaagaaactgaagatctcgtacaacgctgtgtacttctcccttcacagtacagcgcaaactggctctaaccagaatgtAAATtagaagtgggaggccccggtgcacaactgagcaagaggacaagtacattagtgtctagtttgagaaacggatgcctcacaagtcctcaactggcagcttcattaaatagtacccgcaaaacaccagtctcaatgacAACAGTGAAGAGTCGACTCCAGGATGTGgagaatattttttttatacataatacattttgaattactgctgtaacacaacaaaatgtggaataagacaaggggtatgaatatgttctgaaggcactgtaaatgagtTAATCCACAACTGCTTTCTTATTACCTagacagttgtacaactgaatgcaatcaactgaaatgtgtcttccgcattaaAGTTACTGTGCTCTTGACTAATTGCTCATGTCCGGCAGAAAAACAGGAGGAGGACCAGAACGCAGACCCATTGTTCAGGTGAGTAGACAGGCCCTCTAGAGATACTTAAGAAATATGCCCAAATAAAGCCTTCTATCTACATAACTTTTGTCTGCTATCCACCTTCCAGACCTCAGGATGGTTTCAGTATGCTGCTGCGATGTCATGGAGGCTCCAGGCGGAACTCACTCTTGCGTTGGTGTCAAAGCCGCACCCAGGGCTATAAGGTCAGAAGTGGCAAAGTTTTCTAGAATAACTCAAGCTTACCATTCATATTTGTAAAACATCGGTCTGTATTCTGACCCATACAaacctttttatttttatttacagaATATTGAGATCACCAACTTCAGTAGCAGTTGGGAGGATGGTCTTGCTTTCTGTGCCGTGTACCACACCTATCTGCCCACACAAATCCCCTACAGTAGTCTCAGCACAGGAGACAAAGTAAGAGGAATGCATACCCAttcacatacagcacatactgttatattgacccTACAGTTAAGTCCTAACTTGTTCTGTGCAGAGCGAGAACCTGGACCTAGCCTTCCAGACAGGGGAGAGTGTTGGAATCCCAGCCACTTTGGTGAGACCCACATTTAAACTAACTGGGTAACTACTGGGAATTTCACATGCATATTACTTGTACTAACACGTCACCATGAACATGGAACACAGCTGTTGGGAACATACGGTAGGGAGCTTGACTTGTGACTAAAATGTAAGGTGTCACTGATGTTTGTATTTGTGATTGGGGCCTTGCGTAGTACTCCTTAGTGGGCACCTTTGAATGAGAAGAGTTTGTCCATGACGGAGAGTATGGAGTTATTATTCTTCAACAGTGTTTGTGTTTGCTTGACAGACCGTGGAGGAGATGCTGAGACCAGGTGGGCCAGACTGGCAGAGGGTCCTGGGGTACGTTGAAAGCATATTTCGTCACTTTGAGATGTAAGGTCATTTCCCTTCTGGGTTCTATACCAAACACTACATCTAACTGGTCTGCCACCACCAGTCTGGTTATTTTTGATGCATCATGAACTGGACTCTTGAGTGATATACCACTAGGGGGTTTAGGACTACTGTTGGAACGGAATTCTCCTTCAGCCTCACTCCTTGTGCA is from Oncorhynchus gorbuscha isolate QuinsamMale2020 ecotype Even-year linkage group LG14, OgorEven_v1.0, whole genome shotgun sequence and encodes:
- the LOC123995341 gene encoding cytospin-A-like, whose protein sequence is MEGGRQTVQCSNSHTSSPVSPGQHPQFEGSPLEPSWQERDSGMEPHARPERAGEEMALALFSLLEHHRSALGLSPGLDAPAGAAELLRRLLVEREELVEEVRNLKDTLRTERAEWLQFQCDLQVAVSVADRLRVEAEETLGTLRESHGNVEGQLDQAQCRQQDTDRELESLRAEHREACHRLSALTMEHQQTRAELDTRRHTLRESERDSLRKREKDSHREIEGRDTEGEDTSEDISTMEALDGKKREDSEREVEGEKRVKSEGEDVNMGGQFPKELVRGGENLIKVKGVAAAYLRNLAAGEKGCGLRDSPRIVVMSERSRSLSRLPLPTDSLPAQNGSSQNPTSTTLPLYKKEEPAKGKRMDRILLRQDSWSSFYTKKQEEDQNADPLFRPQDGFSMLLRCHGGSRRNSLLRWCQSRTQGYKNIEITNFSSSWEDGLAFCAVYHTYLPTQIPYSSLSTGDKSENLDLAFQTGESVGIPATLTVEEMLRPGGPDWQRVLGYVESIFRHFEM